Proteins co-encoded in one Alphaproteobacteria bacterium genomic window:
- a CDS encoding GntR family transcriptional regulator, with amino-acid sequence MGEQGRVLRLLEPQKSLRELAQEAVRQAILELRFRPGERLIERTLCAELGVSRTVVREVLRFLEAEGLIEIPPNRGPVVATIKPAEVEQIYELRSMLEGLAAAECAKLAAAPDIETLGQAIKELRTACTKRDPRMSMRATDKFYRQMFATSQKSVSWSVCESLNLRVNALRMMTITTPDRQRISLREMERIFRAIANGDGKAARAAAIDHVEQAAAVARRVLSEGGASENLGGSAHLQKRKLATAG; translated from the coding sequence ATGGGTGAACAGGGACGAGTTCTGCGTCTGTTGGAACCCCAAAAGAGCCTGCGCGAGCTCGCCCAGGAAGCCGTTCGGCAGGCCATATTGGAGCTGAGGTTCCGCCCCGGCGAGCGTCTTATCGAACGCACGCTATGCGCCGAACTCGGTGTCAGCCGAACTGTGGTAAGGGAGGTGTTGCGATTTCTGGAAGCGGAGGGATTGATCGAGATTCCGCCGAATCGGGGACCGGTGGTCGCCACGATCAAGCCCGCAGAGGTCGAACAGATATATGAACTCCGCAGCATGCTCGAGGGCTTGGCGGCAGCAGAGTGCGCCAAGCTTGCCGCGGCACCGGACATCGAGACGTTGGGGCAAGCGATCAAAGAGCTGCGAACAGCGTGTACCAAGAGGGATCCGCGCATGTCGATGCGGGCAACCGATAAGTTCTACCGACAAATGTTCGCGACCTCGCAAAAGAGTGTGTCATGGTCGGTCTGTGAGTCCCTCAATTTGCGTGTCAACGCGTTACGGATGATGACTATCACGACGCCGGACCGGCAAAGGATCAGCTTGCGCGAAATGGAGAGAATTTTCAGGGCCATCGCCAACGGTGACGGAAAGGCGGCGCGTGCGGCCGCCATCGATCATGTGGAGCAGGCCGCCGCGGTGGCGCGTCGAGTGCTTTCGGAGGGGGGAGCATCCGAGAACCTGGGCGGTTCTGCTCATTTGCAAAAACGAAAGCTCGCCACCGCGGGCTAA